One Coriobacteriia bacterium genomic window, GTCGTTCCATCTGGCACAGAAGGCGCTGTAGTCCGAGAGCCCGATCTGCGGGGATTGGAGTCATGGGTGGCACGAGCACGACGCGAGGCTGATTCCGACACATCGGCTGCGGTGACTGACGCATCCCCGGCCGATTCCGTTGGAACCGACGAGCCGGTCGAAGCCGCGGGCGAACTGATCCCGGGCTGGCTGGCGCTGCTCGTTCTCGTCTTGCTGCTTGCGGTCGCCGGACTCGGCGGCTATCTGATCCGTGGCGCCATGACCGACGAGACGATCGACACGCCGACCGAGCTCACCGTTCAGGAGAAGGAGCTGCAGGCCGAGAGCAATCCTGACGACCCGGAGGCGCTGCTGGCGCTCGGCTATGCCTACCAGCAGGAAGGGCGTCATGAGGAGGCGCTCGACCTCTACGAACAGGCGCTCGAACTCGACCCCGTCAACACCGGCGCCCTCTACAACAAGGGTGTTGTGCTCGGTTTGCTCGGCCGGGACAAGGATGCCGAAGTTGCGTACTGGGATGTCATGGAGGTGGCGCCGGACCACGCGCTAGCCGCCAAGGCGCTCGGCCAGTACTACGTGGATAAGAAGCAGTACAAGTCGGCGCTCATCGCGCTTGAGCCTGTGATCGCGGCCCAGCCGCAGTACGCGGACCTGCAGTATCTGGCGGGCTACTCGTGCGAGCAGCTCAACATCGACAACACCGCGATCGAGTACTACCGAGGTGCGCTCACCTACAATCCCGACTACCAGGAGGCCAAGGACGGGCTCGACCGCCTTGGCGCGACGGAGCAGCCGCAATGACAGCACCATCTCTCGACGACATGCTCGCCTCGCTTCCGGAAGGCGAGGACGCCGGATCGCCGTCCGACTTCCTCGCATCGGCCGAGGCCCCCGAGGGAGTCGCGCCCGCGATCGAGGAGGGCTGGGAGGACGCGGATCCCGGCACCGGCGATGAAGCGTCCGCCGACGACGGAGGGCCGGTCCGCCGCCGGGGCTTTGCGCTGACGCCCCGGCGTGCGTTCGGTCTCCTCGCGATCGTGCTCGCGCTCATCCTCGCTGGCCTGGTCGCGTACCTCTTCTGGTTCGTTGGGCGTCCCGAGTCACTGGTGGATCTCCCCGCGGTCCAGGGCGTGGAGCCCGTCTGGCAGGTCTTCGGTCCCGGTGAGGGGGATGTCCCTCTGTTCGACCGCCCGATGGGCGTGGCGGTGGGCGAGGGTGACCGGATCTACGTGACCGACAGCGGCAACAACCGCGTCTGCATGTTCGACGCGAGTGGGCGGTACCTCGGGCAGTTCGGGTCGCTCGGGATCGCAAAGCCCGCCGCAGGCTACGAGGCCACCTACGTGGCCGGGTCGCTCAACTACCCGGTAGGCATCGACGCCGATGACGACGGGAACGTCTACGTCGCGAGCTTCTACAACGACTCCATCGAGGTCTTCGACGCCGAAGGCAACCCGCTGCGCCGCTTCCCGGATCCCGCCTCTTCGGTAGGCAGGGGCAGTTCCGGCTACGGCGGGACCGGCATCGCCGTCACCGACGTGGCCGTGAGCGGTGATCGCGTCTACGCTCTCGACGCGTACCAGGTGTTCGTGTTCACCACGGAAGGTGAGTACGTCGGGCAGTGGAGCAAGCCCGGCACGAGCCCGGGCGATCTGGACCATCCGAACGGCATCGCGGTGAGCGATGACGGGCAGGCGATCTACGTCTCGGACTCGAATCACAGTCGTGTCACGGCGTTTTCGAGCGACGGTGACGTGCTGTGGCAGGTGGGCGACATCTCCGGAGGCATCTCTGACCGGGAGTCCGGTGCGTTTGAACTGCCGCGCGGTCTCGCGGTCATGTCCGACGGTTCGGTGCTCGTGACAGACGCCTTCGCATTCTCGCTTGTCCGGATCAGTGCCGAGGGCGACGTGGTCGCCACGTACGGTGAGCGGGGAGTGGATCCCGGGCAGTTCAACTTCGCCAATGATGTCGAATCATTCCGAAGTTTCGTCGTAGTTGCCGATAAAGAGAATGGACGCATTCAGGTGGTGCGTCTGGTGAACTAGGCTGGTGTGTCCAGGGACACATCGTCTGGTATCATCAATCGTGTCTGCGTTCGTTCATCGTTCACGGGGGTTTCAGCGTGCCGTTCAGGCGGGGGCTGTTCATAACATGCGTGCTCGTCGCGGTCGTCGCGATCACGGCCCCAGCATTCGCCTATGACGAGGTCACCAGTGGCAAGAGCTGCATCGAGTGCCACGGCGTAGCTAACCCCGCATCAGGCAACGAGTCCTTCGGCCCGCATAGCGGGTACCTCACCACCACCAACAAGTGCGCCGCCTGTCACACCGTGCACAACGCACCGGCGGGCGGCATCCTGCTCCTGCCGGCGGCGACCATCAAGGGAACGTGCGAGACCTGCCACGATGGGACTGCAGGCGGCGGGGTGTACGGGGTCCTCGCCGCGCGGGTTCCGGCCGTGACCGTTGCTGCCGCGCACGACATAGACCAGACCAACCTCGTGCCGGGCGGTGGGTCGGACGGGGGTTCGGCAACGCCCACCTTCTCGGGCGCCAGTGGCAACCTTACCTGCACCGACTGCCACGCACCGCACAGCGCGAGCGTGGTCGACCCGTTCACCGGCGATCGGGCGCGATCCTCGGCGTACATGGCACTCGGCCCGACGGTGGTCTCTTCGCGCCTGCTCAAGCAGCGTCCCACTTCGATACCTGTCGCTGCGGCCAACGTCACCAAGTACGGCTCGGACTGGTGCGGCGCATGTCACGTGGGCAGGCTCTCCGGCTCAGGGATGCCGAACAACCATCCGGTCGAGTCCACGGTGAACCCGCCGGACAGCGGTTTGGCCGATCTCTTCTACTACGAGCGCATCGCGCGTGTCACCGGCGTGGGCGTAGGTACGACTGAGATCGCGACACTCGGCAAGAACAACGGCGGCTACGTGATGCCCGATCCGCGCACTGCGCATCAGAACGGTCATGACCCGATCTGTCAGCAGTGTCACGAGGACGCTCGCAGCGTCGGCAACGACACGGTCAACTTCCCGCAGCGCCTCGACACCAGTCCCTCGGAGGCATTCACGCTTACAGCGGTGGACGGTCTCACGACGACCGACAACCCGCGCTTCCAGACGTTCCCGCACGAGTCGCGGATCGCGAGCTTCCTGGTCGAGGACGGCACGACCGACGGTTTCTGCCTGAACTGCCATAGCCTGGCAATGCTTCCATAGCGTGATGACCAACTGACAAAGGGGACCTGCAGGCCCATGCGCCCATCGATGCTCTCAGGCCACGTTGAGGGGCATGGCGCATGTGCCGATACACTCTGTGGAGCGTGTCGGCTGGATGTTAGACTGAACGTGAAGCGGGGGTCGGTCGCGGTTGCGCGGTTCGGCGCCCTGCTCGTGCGGGCGGGGAGGTTCATTGAGCGACCCTGAGGTGGACACAGGGCCCGTCACTCCAGGGGGTGACGAGCAGACCGGTGCGACGAATCGCCGCGGTCGCGGCGTGTTTGCAGCCGTCCTGTTGCTCCTACTCGTGCTCTGCGCCGTCACCACAATCACTCAGACGTACATGTCGGCCGGCAGCGATCAGGTCATCCGGAGCGTCACGGAGAACCTCGAGTGCCTGCAGTGCCATACCGAGCTCATCCCCGAGCTTTCGATGGACGTCGTCCACAATCCCTTCGAGAAGGAGCGCTGCACGACCTGCCACACACCGCATGGCGAGATCGAGACCACGACCGTCATCGCGGGCATCACGCAGGTTTGGAATCGTACGCGCACGCTGGTGGAATGGCTGCCGCTCAAAATCGTGCTCGACGTCTTTGGCGGCGGGGACGAGGGGGTCGCCGAAGATGCCGGCGGGGACGTGAAGAGCGTCACCGAAAAGCAGG contains:
- a CDS encoding tetratricopeptide repeat protein, with the protein product MARARREADSDTSAAVTDASPADSVGTDEPVEAAGELIPGWLALLVLVLLLAVAGLGGYLIRGAMTDETIDTPTELTVQEKELQAESNPDDPEALLALGYAYQQEGRHEEALDLYEQALELDPVNTGALYNKGVVLGLLGRDKDAEVAYWDVMEVAPDHALAAKALGQYYVDKKQYKSALIALEPVIAAQPQYADLQYLAGYSCEQLNIDNTAIEYYRGALTYNPDYQEAKDGLDRLGATEQPQ
- a CDS encoding 6-bladed beta-propeller — translated: MTAPSLDDMLASLPEGEDAGSPSDFLASAEAPEGVAPAIEEGWEDADPGTGDEASADDGGPVRRRGFALTPRRAFGLLAIVLALILAGLVAYLFWFVGRPESLVDLPAVQGVEPVWQVFGPGEGDVPLFDRPMGVAVGEGDRIYVTDSGNNRVCMFDASGRYLGQFGSLGIAKPAAGYEATYVAGSLNYPVGIDADDDGNVYVASFYNDSIEVFDAEGNPLRRFPDPASSVGRGSSGYGGTGIAVTDVAVSGDRVYALDAYQVFVFTTEGEYVGQWSKPGTSPGDLDHPNGIAVSDDGQAIYVSDSNHSRVTAFSSDGDVLWQVGDISGGISDRESGAFELPRGLAVMSDGSVLVTDAFAFSLVRISAEGDVVATYGERGVDPGQFNFANDVESFRSFVVVADKENGRIQVVRLVN
- a CDS encoding cytochrome c3 family protein, which translates into the protein MPFRRGLFITCVLVAVVAITAPAFAYDEVTSGKSCIECHGVANPASGNESFGPHSGYLTTTNKCAACHTVHNAPAGGILLLPAATIKGTCETCHDGTAGGGVYGVLAARVPAVTVAAAHDIDQTNLVPGGGSDGGSATPTFSGASGNLTCTDCHAPHSASVVDPFTGDRARSSAYMALGPTVVSSRLLKQRPTSIPVAAANVTKYGSDWCGACHVGRLSGSGMPNNHPVESTVNPPDSGLADLFYYERIARVTGVGVGTTEIATLGKNNGGYVMPDPRTAHQNGHDPICQQCHEDARSVGNDTVNFPQRLDTSPSEAFTLTAVDGLTTTDNPRFQTFPHESRIASFLVEDGTTDGFCLNCHSLAMLP